The Actinocorallia herbida DNA window TCGACCTGCCGGGGGAGGTGGGCGCGAGCTGGTTCCCCGACGGGCGGAGCCTGCTGGTCTCGCACGGCTACGAGGCCCGTGACGAGCTGTTCCGCTACGACCTCGCGACGGGCGAGCTGATCCGGATCGACACCCCGCGCGGCGTCATCGGCGGCGCGACGGCCCGGCCGGACGGCACCGTGGAGTTCGCGTTCACCTGCGCGGCCGAGCCGCCCGTCATCCGGTCCACCACCGGCGCCGTCGTGCTGACCCCGCCCGGAGAGGCCGCGCCGGGCTCCGTCGCGGTCGAGGACGCCTGGGTGGAGGGCCCCGGGGGCCGCATCCACGCCCTGGTCTCCAAGCCGGAAGGCGAAGGCCCGTTCCCCGCGGTGTTCGACGTGCACGGCGGGCCCACCGCCCAGGACGTCGACGCGTTCAACCCGAACACCGCGGCGTGGGTCGACCACGGCTTCGCCGTCGTCCAGGTGAACTACCGGGGATCCACGGGCTACGGCTCGGCCTGGCGCGACGCGCTGGAGGAGAAGGTCGGGCTCATCGAGCTGGAGGACGTCAAGGCGGTCCGCGACTGGGCCGTGGAGACCGGGCTCGCCGACCCGTCCAGGCTCGTCCTCGCGGGCGGGTCCTGGGGCGGGTACCTGACCCTGCTGGGCATCGGCACCCAGCCGGGCGACTGGTCGGCGGCGGTCGCGGCGGTGCCCGTCGCGGACTACGTGGCGGCCTACGAGGACGAGATGGAGGCGCTCCAGGCGTTCGACAGGTCCCTGTTCGGCGGGTCTCCGCAGGAAGTGCCCGACAAGTACCGCGAGTCCTCGCCGATCACCTATGTCGAGGCCGTCGAGGCGCCCGTCCTGATCCTCGCGGGCGAGAACGACCCGCGCTGCCCGATCCGGCAGATCAATAACTACCTGGACGCTCTCGGCAAGCTCGGCAAACCCCATGAGGTCTACCGATACGACGCGGGCCACGGGTCACTGGTCATTGAAGAACGCCTCAAGCAGGTGGAAGCGGAGATCGGCTTCGCCATGAAATCCCTGAACATGTCCTGACTCGGGCGTTGTTTCGGTAGTACTTCGCAGGGGATCTCCTCGCTCGTCCTGAGGGGGGAGATCCATGAAGCGCACGGGCCTTTTGGCGACTGTCGCGGCATGCGCGGGCGCCATCGTGGTCACGGGCGTCGTCGCCTATTCCGGGCGGGAGCCGGACCTCGTGGTCCGGCCGTCCGCACCGGTCGTGCAGCAGGTGGCCCCTGCGGTGAACTTCTTCGAGCGGCTCACCCATGAGTCCGTCGACGCCGAGCTCACGGCGGCCGGCGTGGCGCGCAGATCGAGCGGCGCGTGCACCGATCGCACGCGCCGCGGCTGCACCTCCTACGAGGGACTGCGGCGCGGCACCCTGGACGGGCTGCTCCGCTTCGTCCGCGAGAGCGGCTGCCCCGTCACCGTGTCGGGCGGCACCGAACTGGGTCACCAGAAGATGATGTACGGCCATGAGAACGGCTACAAGGTGGACATCATGCCCACCGATTGCGTCGATTCACATATCTACCGGACCATGACGAAGGTCGGCAGCCGCAAGGACTCCTCACCGATGTACCGGGGCCTGCGGACCGGGGAGCTCTATGTGGACGAGCGCCGCGACCACTGGGACATCTTCTACGGCCCTGAGTGGTGCGCGGAGAAGATGGTCCGGCTCAGGCGCGGACACTGCGAATGATGTCGACGAGTTCGCGGGTGACCGAGCGGAAGCCCGGCAGCCGCGACATCGACACCATCTTCTGGACCAGCGGGACGGTCCGGTCGACCAGGAGATAGGTCTTGCGGCACCCGGGCGAGTCGTCGTGCACCCAGTAAAGGACGATGCCCATGGAGTACAGCCAGAGCAGCTCTGGCAGCTCCTGCCGGAAGTCCGGGTCGAGCCGCAGGTCGCGGGAGCCGTCCACGACCTCGCGGTAGATCGCGACCGCGGCGGACCGGGCCGGCCCCGACTCGGCGCTGAACGGGCTGAGCGGGCTCGTCGGCTCGGCCGCCAGCTTGAAGAACTTCCCGGCGAACTCGTGGTACGGGACCATCGTGTCGACCCGGGCGCGCAGCACCCCGAGCAGGCGTGGCGCGAAGTTCGTCTCGGCGGCCAGGACGGCCCGGCTCGTGGCCATGTGCGAGACCTGGAGCTCGTCGTAGTACGACTGGATCAGCTCTTCCTTGGAGCCGAAGTAGTAGTAGGCGTTACCGACCGACACCCCCGCCTCCTTGGCGATGGCCCGCATCGTCGTCGCCTCGTAGCCGTGCTGGCGGAAGAGCCGCAGCGCCGTCTGGACGATCAGCTCCCGGGTCTGCTCCGACCGCCCGGTGGCCTTCGGCTCGCTCACGCCCCTTACTCTAGGCCGCCGCGAAGGGTCGCGGTGTCCGGCCGGGATCGCGGGTTCAGGTGCCGCTGGAGGCCGCGGGGGCGTCCGGCCTGCCCTCGCGCAGCACGTCCTGCCAATGGCCCCGGTCGTAGCGGGCGGGGGCGGTGCCGCGCAGGAACTCCCCGACGACCTTGGCGAAGCGGGCCGGGTCGTGGTGGTGCGGGAAGTGCCCGGCGCCCTCGAAGACCTCGAGGCGGCTGCCGGGCAGCGCGGTCCTGGCGACCTCGGCGTGCGCGGCCGGGATGATCGGGTCGCGGTCGCCCCAGATGACCAGGGTGGGCAGCTCCGCGGCGAGATAGCTGCGGTCCAGCATGGTGATGGCCTGTCCGGAGATGTCGGCGGCGCCCCGGACCGTGCGCAGGAACGCGCGCCTGGCCTCGGGATCGGCGAACCTCGCGTACCTGGTCATCATGTAGGCGAGGTCGGGGCCGAGCCCGACCCCGCCGAGCAGCCGCAGCACGGGTTCGGCGGCTAGGACGGCGTGCCGCACCGGCGCCGCCGAGATCAGTTTCAGGGTGCCCGCCGCGCCCGGCACGGTGGCCAGCCGGACCGCGGGATGGACCTCGGGACCCATGCCCGCGCTGGAGACCAGCACGATCCGCTCGCAGCGCTCGGGGAACTGGTAGGCGAACTGCATGGCGACGCCGCCGCCGAGCGAGTGCCCGACGACGCTCACCCGGTCGATCCCGAGCACGGTGAGCAGGTCGCGCATCCCGCACGCGTAGGCGGCGACGGCGTAGTCGGCGCGTGGTTTGTCGGACTCGCCGTGCCCGAGGAGGTCGGGCGCGATCACCGTGTGGTGCTCGGCCAGCTCGTCGAAGATCGGGAGCCAGGTCTCGGAGCTGTCGGCGAGGCCGTGGATCAGCAGCAGCGGAGGCCCTTCGCCCGCAATCCGGAGGGCCCGGCGATAACCATGCACTTCACGGAACCGCAGATCGACGGTCATGGGGGAAGCCTGACCGGGTGGCGTTACCTGGATGCTTCCGCTGTGTAAGCGGTATGTGACACAACGAGATTCACTCGGGGTTGAGCTGCCTGTGGACGACTTTCGCGACGCGTTCGATGGACGTGATCCCATAGGCCATGGAGGGATTGCCATGGGTCAGCACCACGATCATGTAGTCGCGTTCCGCGCCGTCGAACGCGCCCAGGCTGTGCACGCGCCAGCCCAGCGTGCTGCGCGGCAGCCAGCCGTTCTTCACGTGCACCTTGACGCCTGAGGGCGCGCCCGCCGGGGTGCCCCAGCGCTGGCCGCCCACCACGTCGTTCATCAGTCCGAGCAGATAGCGGCGGGAGGCGGCCGTCAGCACCTCGTCGTCGTCGCGGGTGAGCATCCGCAGCAGCCTGAGCTGGTCGAACGCGGTGGTCTGGGTGAGCCCCCAGTAGCCGCTCGGCCCGAGCGTCGTCGCGTCCATGTCGACGTCGTTGAGGAGCTTCTGGATCCGGGTCCTGCCGAGCCGGCTCCACAGCGTGGACGTGGCGTTGTTGTCCGAGCGGGTGATGGCCGCGCGTGCCAGGGACTTCTCCTGCGACGTCAGCTTGCGCTTCTCCTTCTGCGCGGTGCGCAGCAGCGCGGCGACGACGGCGACCTTCACCGTGCTCGCGGTGTCGTAGCGCCTTCCGGTGCCGAGGTAGCAGCCGAGCCCCCGGTTCCGGTCGTACACGGCGACGGAGATGCTGCCGGAGCGGCCGCGCACCGCGGCCTGGAGCTTGGGGCCGAGGCGTGCCGCGAGGGCAGGGTGGTCCTCGGACGCACAGACGGGCTTGGCGGCGGCGGTGGCCGGGGCGGTCGGGATCAGGGCGAGGACGGAGGCGGTGAGCGCCACCGCGGCGGTCGTCCTGCCGAAGAACGTGGGAGCGTGCACGGTTCGTCCCCCTCGTACTGGGAGGAGGCACACTCTAGTGATCACGCGGTGCGGTGGTCCAGACCACTGGCCCGGGGAGCGGCACAGGTCACTTTCCCGCGCGGGGATCCGGCGGGCCGCCGTGTGCGTCGAAACGCCTGTTCCAGGCAGTGCCCGAAATCGCCGGGCACGCGGTCCCTGGTGTTCGGGACACCGCGGGATTAGCGTTCCGGACGACACCGACGACTCTCGAAGAGGTTGATGATCATGCGCAGGATCGCGCTGTCCGTCATGGCCCTCGCCGTGGCGGGGCTGGGCCTCACGGCCTGTTCCGGCGGCGACCGCTGGTGCGAGCACGACGCCACCGACCAGGTGGTGGCCGACAGCTACTGCGAGAAGAACACCCCGGGCTACGAGTGGGAGGACGATTCCTCCTCGTCGCACTCGACCAAGACCAAGAAGAAGAAGAAGCACTGACGCCACCGGGCCCCGCCGCGTCCGCGACGGGGCCCGGCGCCGTGCTCAGCAGTTGTTCGGCACCGGCTTGCCGGTGAACCTGTCGTCGAGCCACGCGGTCACGTCGCCCCGGGCCAGGGCGTCGGTCGTCAGGTGCTCGCCGGCGTAGTCGTTCTTGAACTGCGTCGGGATGCCCGCCGCGCAGTACAGCCGCCGGGTCTCCTCCTGGGTCTCGACCGGAATGATCTCCTCGAGGAGGCCCCGGTACTGGAAGGTCGGGAATCCGATCTTCCACGTCGCCGTCGAGGCGGCGCCGCCGATGCCCACGCCGAGTTTCTGCGCGTCCACCGCCTGGCCCCAGGTCAGGCCGGACGCGTCGCCGAGCGCGTAGAGCTGCTCCAGCGAGTACTTCGCGGTGGTGAAGTTCTCGACCTTCTGCCCGGTGAACGCCGAGAGCGTCCCGAGCAGGCACTTGGACTTCACGTCCGCGACGGCCTGGCGGCCCCGGTCGTTGAGCAGCGCGGTGAAGGGAAGGCTCGGGTAGGCCTCGCCCAGGCCGACCACGGCATCGGCGAGGAACCCGGCGAACAGGCCGCCGTTGAGCTTCGCCGCGGTCATCTTCAGGTCGCCGGGCACACCGCCCGCGGCGGCCCCCACGACCTTCAGCTCCGGCGCGTAGGAGGCGGCGACCTGCGCCGCCCACAGGGACGCCGCGCCGCCCTCGGAGTATCCGGCGACGCCCACCGGCCCGTCGGCCCGCAGCGAGCCGAACGGGATCCGGCGGGACGCCCGGACCAGGTCGAGCAGGGCATGCCCGGCGTTCTGGCCGATCATGTAGGTGTGCACGGCGCCGTCGATGTACCCGACGCCGTCGGTCGCGGCCACCGCGAACCCGGCCTTGAGGAACGACGCGACCTGCTCGCCCTCGTACATGTCCTGGTAGTCGCCCGCGAGCTGCTTGGAGAAGGCGCACTGAGGGCCGGAGCCGAGGGTGCCGGGGTTGAACGCGACGGTGGGCCGCGACCCGCCCTTCGTCCAGGACGCCGACGGGACCGCGACCGTCCCCGTCACCGGGACCTTCGCGCCGCGCAGGTCCGTGGACACGTAGCGGACCTGGTAGGCGGTCATGGAGATGTTGCCGGGCACCTCGGAGAGGGTGACGCGGCGGCAGGCGAGCAGCTCGCCGACGGGCGCGGTGATCGTTCCCGCGGCCGCGAAGATCTGCTTCTCCGAGGCCAGGCAGAGCAAAGGCGCGGCGGCCGCGGGGCCGGTCGCCGTCAGGGTCGAGGCCGCGGCCACGAGGGCCGCGGCGCACAGGGATCTGAGTCTCATGGAGTCTCCAGGGGTGGGGGAACCGCGTCTCGAATATCGGCCTGGACCCCGTGGCCTCCTACACGGCCGAATGATGAATGCGCGGGGCGCGATTGTGCGCCGTGGACGGACGGGACGGCGTCGGCGCAGCTCAACGCGCAGTTCTCCGGTGTCTTGTCCGATGGTGAGGAGTGCGCTTCGGAAGGCGTTGCGGCACTGAGTTAACCTCGCCCGGCCGACGAATTAGCGTCCTGAGGGTGGGCGGTGCTGACGAGTGCGAGGAACTGCTGGACGAGCCCTGGCGGGCCGTCCCGGCGAGCGAGGCGCGGTGGCTGCGCCCGCATGTCCCGCACCTGGTCCAGCGCATGTCCGCGGCGGTCCGGCGGCAGGTGCCGGAGTACGGACGGCGGGACGACGACGTCTATGGAAAGGTCGTCGAACAGGCGTCGACCCGGGCCGTCCACCATTTCCTCGATCTGATCGAAGATCCTTCCGCGTCCTGGCGCGAGGTGCACCAGACCTATTTCGACATCGGTTACGGCGAGGCGCTCGAAGACCGCGGTCTGGAACACCTCCAGAACGCGCTGCGGGTCTCCTCACGCGTCGCCTGGCGGCTCCTCGCGGAGGAGGCCGAGCGGCACGGGAAATCGCGGGCGCTCATCGCGCGGCTCGCCGAGGCGAATTTCGCCTATCTCGACGCGCTCGCCTCGGCCGCCGCGCACGGGTACGCCAAGGCCACCGAGAAGGCCGCGGGCGAGCGGGAACGGCGGCGGGCCCGGCTGATCGGGCTGCTGCTCGCCGACCCGCCCGCGCCCGCGGAGGCCGTCGAGGAGCAGGCGGTGCGGACCGGATGGCCGCTGCCGCAGCTGCTGTCGGTCGTGCTGCTCGTGCCGCGCAAACAGGTCGCCGAGGGCCCGTCCGGGCTCCCGCCGCAGCTGTTGAGCGGCCACGACGAGGGCAGGCCGCTGCTCGTCGTGCCCGACCCGGACGGCCCCGGCCGGGCCGCCGACCTCGCCGCGACCCTCGCGGGCTGGACCGGCGCGATGGGCCCGGCGGTCCCGGTCGCCGAGGCCGCGACCTCGCTCCTGTGGGCGCGCCGCACCCTCGACCTCGTGCTCGCCGGGACCGTTTCCGGACAGCCGACGCGCCGCGCCGGGTTCGTCGCGAAGGCCGAGGACCACCTGCCCCGGCTGCTGCTGCGCGAAGGCGGCGGCCTCGTCTCCCGCATCGCCGCACGCCGCCTCGCGCCGCTGAGCCGGGCCGGGTCGAGGCAGGCGCCGAGACTCGCGGAGACGCTGCTGGAGTGCATGAAGAACGGCTTCAACGCCACGGAGGCGGCGGCCGTGCTGAAAGTCCATCCGCAGACCGTCAGGTACCGGCTGGCGCGGCTCCAGGAGCTGTTCGGCGCCGACCTGGAGGACCCGCGGACCCGGCTGGAGATGATGCTGCTGTTGCATGTCTGGATTGATGAGTTCCAAGGGGATAAGTCCTAGACTCCGCGCATGCGCACCGTCGTCGCCCCCCTCGTCCTGACGGTCCTTCTCCCGGCCGTCGCCATCGTCACCCCCGCCCACGCCGCCGGACCCCTCAAGGTCCGCTCCGCGAAGGCCACCGGCAGTCCCGTCATCACCGCGGACGGCAAGGCGAAGGTGCCGATCCGGGTCCGCGTCACCGGGACGCGGATCACCGACGTCGACGCGACGCTCCGGCTCCCCAATGGCAAGGGCTTCGCTCTCGTCAGTGATCTGAAGCGTGCCTCGGGGACCGCCGGAGACGGCATCTACAAGGGCACCGCCGTCCTCGACAAGGCCGACTGGGGAGGCAAGTACACCCTTGAGGTCGGCGCCACCGACGGCACTTCGGGGAACGCGTACTACGACTTCGTCATCCACCGGAAGGCCGGCGCCATCACCGTCAGGCGTGCGGCGAAGCTGTCTTCGACGTCCCCCGCCCGGGCCGTCAAGGGGGCGAAGGCGAAGGCGAAGGGGACGGTCAAGGGACTCACCCTCAAGGGCGGCTTCTCCGGGTTGAAGGGAGCGACCGTCCAGATCTGGTTCCGGCCCAAGGGCGGAAAGGCCGTCCGGTTGGGGACGGCCAAGACCAACGCCAAGGGCGCCTACACGTTCACGTTCAAGGCCTCGGCCGACGGCTCGGTGTCCGCGCGGTTCCCCGGTGGAACCCAGTGGCAGAAGCGCTCGACGGCATGGAAGGCCCTCGACGTCACGTGAGGCCGAGCCTAGGGCGGCCGGCCGCCTAGTTCGCGGCCGTCATCCTGCGGGCGTTCCCGGCGAGCGCGACGACGAGCAGGGTCGCGAAGAACATGCCGAGCACCACCATGGACGCGCCGACGGCCCACAGGCCGCTGTCGTCGTCGGACCAGTCGTAGACGACGGCGGCGAACATGCCCAGGGTCGGGCCGAACGCGGCGAGCGCGCCGAAGCGCACGGCGCCGCCGATCAGGAGCGCGGCGAGGACCACGACGAGCCCGGCGACCTGCCAGGCCTGGTACGGGCCGGACACCGAGCCGTCAGGCGCGGTGTCGTACCGCTGGTCCCAGCCGAGCCAGGCCGCCCAGTTGGCGGCGGCGGCGAGGGCGAGCAGGAGAAAGGGGGCGGCATTACGGGAGATCTGCTGCATGTCACCCAGTCTTGCCACTCCCGTCCGGCCCGCCCAGGGTGCGGATACTCAACTGCGGATGAGTACCGGGGCGACATAGGCTGGAGCGCATGTTGACGCTGATGGCCGTGCACGCCCACCCCGACGACGAGGTGATCGGCACCGGGGGAGTCTTCGCCCGCGCCGCCGCCCTCGGTATCCGGACCGTCCTGGTCACCTGCACGAACGGGGAGCAAGGCGACGGACCGGGCGGGGTCAAGCCCGGCGAGGAAGGCCACGACCCGGCCGGGGTCCGCGAGACCCGGCTGAAGGAACTCGCCCGCTCCGCCGAGATCCTCGGCATCGAACACGTCGAACTCCTCGGCTACGCGGACTCCGGCATGGTGGGCTGGGCGGCCAACACCGCCCCCGGCTCGTTCGCCGCCGCCGACCTCGACGCCGCCACCGACAAGCTCGTCGCCCTCATGGAGCACTATCGCCCGCAGGTCGTCGTCACCTACGACGCGAACGGCAACTACGGCCACCCCGACCACATCCAGGCACACCGCGTCGCCGTCGCCGCCGCCGAGCGCAGCGGCATCCCCGAGCGGCTGTACGCCACCGCCATGCCCCGCTCGGCCATGGCCGAGATGGGCCGGATGGCCCGCGAGCAGGAGTGGGGCCTGGACTGGCCCGAGCTGGAAGAGGGCGCCGAGCCGGAGTTCGGCACCCCCGACGAGCTCGTCACCACTGTGGTGGACGTCACCGAGTACTTCGAGCGCAAGGCCGAGGCCCTCCAGGCGCACGCCAGCCAGAGCGACGGCTCCTTCCTGTTCACCCTGCCCAAGGAGGCCCAGCTGATGTTCCTCGGCCACGAGGCCTTCTCCCGCATCCGCGGCGAGACCACCGCCGACACCGAGGACCTCTTCGCCGGCCTCACCTGAGGGGGGTTGCGGGAGGTCGGGGACGTCCTGCTATATTTCGGGCCAGGTCATGAGTGCCAGCGTCAAGCCCCGGCTTGCTGGCCGCCAACCCTCCTCCGCGGCGGGGTGGTCCGGGTGACGACCAGGCCCGACGCAAAGGCGCCGGGCAAGCGCGGATTCCCCGGACGGCGTTCCCGGAATCCATGAGGAGCCCGGGAGGCCCCCATGACCGTTCTCACGTCACTTCCCGCCGTCGTCGGCCTTGACGCCCCCGTCCCCGTCCGCGACGGGTTCACCGGCTACGCCAACTTCGACTACGCCGCCTCCGCGCCCTGTCTCCAGGCGGTGGCCGACGCCGTGGCGCAGGCCCTGCCCTACTACAGCAGCGTCCACCGGGGCGCGGGCTACGCCTCCCAGGTGACGACCCGCGCCTACGAGGACGCCCGCGAGACCGTCCGGGAGTTCCTCGGTGGGCCGCAGTCGGTGATCTTCACCCGCAACACCACCGACGCGTTCAACCTCCTCGCCCGCGCCGTGCCGCAGGGCACGTCGGTCGTGGTGTTCACCTCCGAGCACCACGCCACCCAGCTGCCGTGGCGCCGCGCCGTCCGGCTGCCGATCCCCGCGAGCCCGGCCGAGGCGCTCACCGCCGCCGAGAACGCGCTGCGCGCCTGCCCGGAGGGGCCGCGCCTGCTCGTCGTCACCGCCGCGTCGAACGTCACCGGGGAGCTGTGGCCGATCCGCGAGCTCGCCGACGTCGCCCACCGCTGCGGCGCCCGCATCGCGATCGACGCCGCCCAGCTCGCCCCGCACCGTCCGTTCGACGCCGCCCCGTACGACTACGTGGCCCTGTCCGGCCACAAGCTGTACGCGCCGTTCGGCGCAGGCGTCCTCGCGGGCCGCGCCGACTGGCTGCGCGCCGCCGACCCGTACCTGCGCGGCGGCGGCGCCACCCGCAGTGTCACCGCCGAAGGCGCCGTCGCCTGGGCCGCCGACCCCGAGCAGCGGCACGAGGCGGGCACCCCCAACGTGCTCGGCGCGATCGCCATCGCCGCGGCCTGCCGCGCCCTCACCGACTGGCACGGCATCGTCGCCGAGGAGGAGCGCCTGCTCGCCCGGCTCCGCGACGGCCTCGCCGCTCTGCCCGGCGTCCGCGAACTCTCCCTCTGGGGCCCCGGCCACCCCCGCGTGGGCATCGTCTCCTTCACCGTCGACGGCCACAGCGCCCGCTCCGTCGCCGAATACCTCTCCGACGTCCACGGCATCGGCGTCCGCGACGGCAAGTTCTGCGCCCACCCCCTCGTCGCCACCCTCACCTCCTCCCCCGAGACCACCGCCCTCCGCGCCAGCCTCGGCCTGGGCACCACCGACGAGCACGTGGACCGCCTCCTCACCGCGCTCTCGACCCTCCCCGCCTGACCGCTTCCCGCCTGGCCCCCTCGCCGTCCGCCCCCACCCCTCTCGCCGTCCGACCTCACGCTCCTCGCCGTCCGACCCCGTGGCCCGTCCCGCGCCTGGTCGGCTCGGCGGGTCTCGGTTCGTTGGGGGAGCAGGTCGTGTCGGGGTTGTCGGGCGGACTGCGGACGGTCACGATGGTGGGGCCGATGGGGGTGGGAGTTGCTGGGGCGGATCAGTGTGGAATGGGCGGAAGAGCCCTATCCGGTACTCGGAGACCGGGAAGGGCTGCCCGCCGGGATGCTCATGGAGGAGCTCGCGGGCCTCTGGGACCTGCTGGCCGACAGCCTCACCCGGATGGGGCCCGGCTGCCTGTGGCCGGGGGCGCTGCGCTGGCACGCGACCTACGGGTGGCAGGTGCTCGAAGTGCCCCCGCTCGGCTCCGGCGAACCGCCTCTGCCGGACACTCCGGGCGCGCGGGCGCGCGACGTCTGGGCGATCGTCCACGGCCTCGTGCGGGTCGCGGCGGGCCGGCCGCCCCGTGACCTCGGCGACGTGTTCGCCCTGCTCGACCTGCACGCCGGGGAGTTCCCGCACGGGCTCGACGCGATCGTCCGCGCCCTGCTCGTCGGCGCCGACCCGCGCGCGGTCCTCGCCGCGGTCCGGACCGAAGGCGAAGACGGCGAGGTGCGCGTGCGCCCCGCGGCCGAGACTGCGGTCGGCTCGCGCAAGGCCAAGGGCGACCCCGAGATGGACAACGAGGACGCCTTCGCCGTCGTCCGCGACATCCACGGCGCGGTCCTCCTCGTCGTCTGCGACGGCGTCACCGGCGAAGGCGACGGTTCGGGCGCGCGGGCGGCCCGGGCCGCGGTCGAGGCGGTCCGCGCCTACTTCTGCCGGGACGACCACCAGGGCCTCACCGCGGGCGTCGCGGTCGCCGACACCGCGGTGAACGCGCTGACGAAGGGCGCCTCCACCTTCCTGGGCGCCTCCGTGGCCCCCTCGGGAGAAGTGGACCTCGCCCTCGTCGGCGACAGTCCCGCCTGGCTGGTCCGGAGGCTCCCCGACGGCGCGCGGATCGCCTTCCGGCTCACCCCCGACCAGACCGTCCTCGCCGAGGAGATCCGTACCGACCCGGCCGCCCAGTGGGGCGGATCGCTGCTGACAAGGCACCTCGGCGGCTACGCCGACGAACCTTTCACCACGTCGGTGCAGACCGTCCCCGGTGACCTCCTCGTCCTGCTCAGCGACGGCGCCGCCGTGCCGTCGGACACCTGGTTCGGCGACGACCTCGCCGCACTCGCCTCCGCCCACCCCTCGGCCCCCGGCCTCGCCGCCGCACTCGTGGCCCGCGCCGAGAACCTGGGCGGCCGCGACAACGCCACCGCCCTCATCGCCGAAATCCTCCCCTGACGGTGCTGAGCGCTTCCGATCACAGCACCACGCGGGGCAGTTCGGGGGCCTTCGCCCGCTTCTGCCATTCGCGGGGATAGCCCAGCGACACCTCCTCGAACCTGACGCCGTCGTACCGGGTCTCGCGCGGGATGTGCAGATGACCGTAGATCATCGTCTTGACGTTGAACCTGCGATGCCAGTCGGCCGTCGCCGTCGTTCCGCACCACTGCGCGAACTCCGGATACCAGAGCACCTCGGTGGGGTTGCGCACCAGCGGCCAGTGGTTCACCAGGACCAGCGGCACTTCCGGGTCGCACGCCGCGAGCCGCCGCTCGGTGAGCGCCACCCGAGCCGCGCACCAGGCCTCGCGGCTCGGGTACGGATCCGGGTGCAGCAGGTTCTCGTCGACGCACACGATGCCCGTCTCGTACGCGTATGCGAGTCCCTCCTCCTTGGTCGTGCACCCCGGCGGAAGGAACGAGTAGTCGTAGAGCAGGAAGAGCGGCGCGATGAGAGCGGGGCCGCCGCTTCCCTCCCACAGGGGATACGGATCCTCCGGCGTGACGACGCCGAGACCCCGGCACATCTCGACGAGGTACTCGTACCGGGCGACTCCGCGCAGGCCGTCGGCCGCGTCCCGGACCGTCCACAGCTCGTGGTTCCCGGGGACCCAGACGACCTTCGCGAACCGCCGCGTGAGAGTGCGCAACGCCCACTCGATATCGGCCACCTTGTCCGCGACGTCCCCCGCCACGATGAGCCAGTCCTCATCCGACGTAGGCCGCAGACCCTCAGTGACCACCCGATTATCCGCATAAGACACATGCAGATCACTAACCGCCAAAAGCCTAGGTTCCACCCCCACATCATGCCCTCCACTCCCCATGTTTCACGTGAAACATGCCACCCGTTCGCACCCCCGCCGGCTCAGTTCGCCGCCAACCGCCCGAACCACCGCGCCACCGAGTCCTTGTACCCCTGCGGCATCACCAGCCCGGCCACCTCCTCCTCCCGGAACAGCCCGATCTCCTTGTGCTCGTGGCTGATCCGAGGCCCCGTGTTCCCCTCCAGCAACGCGCACCCGTGCGTCACGATGAACACGAACCGTCCCGCCAGCGGCTCGTACACCCACGCGTCCAGCAGCTCCCCGGCCTCGACCCGCCACCCGCTCTCCTCCTCGATCTCCCGCACCACGCACTCCGCGGGCCCCTCCCCGGCCTCCAGCCTCCCCCCTGGCAGCTCCCACTCCTCCCGCTCGTTCTTCAGCAGCAGCACCCGCCCCTCCCCGTCCACCACGACCCCCTTGACCGACACCGGAAAAACCCCAGCCACCCCGACCCCTCTCCCAGTCCCGGCCCCGATCGTAACCCGCCCGCACGACCCCGCAGAAAGTTATCCACAGACCCCGGGACCAACGCTACGTTGCTCCCAGCACCCAACCCCTCAACGAGCGGAACCCCCCATGAAGTGGCTAAAAGCCCTAGGAATCACCGCCTTCTGGTGGCTACTC harbors:
- a CDS encoding PucR family transcriptional regulator — its product is MGGADECEELLDEPWRAVPASEARWLRPHVPHLVQRMSAAVRRQVPEYGRRDDDVYGKVVEQASTRAVHHFLDLIEDPSASWREVHQTYFDIGYGEALEDRGLEHLQNALRVSSRVAWRLLAEEAERHGKSRALIARLAEANFAYLDALASAAAHGYAKATEKAAGERERRRARLIGLLLADPPAPAEAVEEQAVRTGWPLPQLLSVVLLVPRKQVAEGPSGLPPQLLSGHDEGRPLLVVPDPDGPGRAADLAATLAGWTGAMGPAVPVAEAATSLLWARRTLDLVLAGTVSGQPTRRAGFVAKAEDHLPRLLLREGGGLVSRIAARRLAPLSRAGSRQAPRLAETLLECMKNGFNATEAAAVLKVHPQTVRYRLARLQELFGADLEDPRTRLEMMLLLHVWIDEFQGDKS
- a CDS encoding PIG-L family deacetylase; this encodes MLTLMAVHAHPDDEVIGTGGVFARAAALGIRTVLVTCTNGEQGDGPGGVKPGEEGHDPAGVRETRLKELARSAEILGIEHVELLGYADSGMVGWAANTAPGSFAAADLDAATDKLVALMEHYRPQVVVTYDANGNYGHPDHIQAHRVAVAAAERSGIPERLYATAMPRSAMAEMGRMAREQEWGLDWPELEEGAEPEFGTPDELVTTVVDVTEYFERKAEALQAHASQSDGSFLFTLPKEAQLMFLGHEAFSRIRGETTADTEDLFAGLT
- a CDS encoding aminotransferase class V-fold PLP-dependent enzyme — encoded protein: MTVLTSLPAVVGLDAPVPVRDGFTGYANFDYAASAPCLQAVADAVAQALPYYSSVHRGAGYASQVTTRAYEDARETVREFLGGPQSVIFTRNTTDAFNLLARAVPQGTSVVVFTSEHHATQLPWRRAVRLPIPASPAEALTAAENALRACPEGPRLLVVTAASNVTGELWPIRELADVAHRCGARIAIDAAQLAPHRPFDAAPYDYVALSGHKLYAPFGAGVLAGRADWLRAADPYLRGGGATRSVTAEGAVAWAADPEQRHEAGTPNVLGAIAIAAACRALTDWHGIVAEEERLLARLRDGLAALPGVRELSLWGPGHPRVGIVSFTVDGHSARSVAEYLSDVHGIGVRDGKFCAHPLVATLTSSPETTALRASLGLGTTDEHVDRLLTALSTLPA
- a CDS encoding PP2C family protein-serine/threonine phosphatase; this encodes MEWAEEPYPVLGDREGLPAGMLMEELAGLWDLLADSLTRMGPGCLWPGALRWHATYGWQVLEVPPLGSGEPPLPDTPGARARDVWAIVHGLVRVAAGRPPRDLGDVFALLDLHAGEFPHGLDAIVRALLVGADPRAVLAAVRTEGEDGEVRVRPAAETAVGSRKAKGDPEMDNEDAFAVVRDIHGAVLLVVCDGVTGEGDGSGARAARAAVEAVRAYFCRDDHQGLTAGVAVADTAVNALTKGASTFLGASVAPSGEVDLALVGDSPAWLVRRLPDGARIAFRLTPDQTVLAEEIRTDPAAQWGGSLLTRHLGGYADEPFTTSVQTVPGDLLVLLSDGAAVPSDTWFGDDLAALASAHPSAPGLAAALVARAENLGGRDNATALIAEILP
- a CDS encoding metallophosphoesterase family protein, encoding MGSGGHDVGVEPRLLAVSDLHVSYADNRVVTEGLRPTSDEDWLIVAGDVADKVADIEWALRTLTRRFAKVVWVPGNHELWTVRDAADGLRGVARYEYLVEMCRGLGVVTPEDPYPLWEGSGGPALIAPLFLLYDYSFLPPGCTTKEEGLAYAYETGIVCVDENLLHPDPYPSREAWCAARVALTERRLAACDPEVPLVLVNHWPLVRNPTEVLWYPEFAQWCGTTATADWHRRFNVKTMIYGHLHIPRETRYDGVRFEEVSLGYPREWQKRAKAPELPRVVL
- a CDS encoding NUDIX hydrolase produces the protein MSVKGVVVDGEGRVLLLKNEREEWELPGGRLEAGEGPAECVVREIEEESGWRVEAGELLDAWVYEPLAGRFVFIVTHGCALLEGNTGPRISHEHKEIGLFREEEVAGLVMPQGYKDSVARWFGRLAAN